The following proteins are co-located in the Cydia fagiglandana chromosome 2, ilCydFagi1.1, whole genome shotgun sequence genome:
- the LOC134677540 gene encoding uncharacterized protein LOC134677540, translated as MFSPAGQRVLHKCLKILRLTFVDYSSLPDLNKLNIVRTVEKTIDNKASEIFVESPIHVKVQPIDVNDIKAHDKLTMILYSKGKDAGDFQVKQSSKRLELLNKNTSSDRDDVCLIQVPYQLKVHVTTTDNASVHLAKLEGDEFVVKTQKGTVNVADLKAQNIRVESVQGQVKTEGRLVASNIELKTGKDAAIDCNNIMANSFAVTSHAGSISVKSCYSDKSHFTTAMGNISLDHLHRAVTIDVIQQGNLRITGFSGNLQASLKSGEVFMHASQLIDKSSIFIHEKGKVELLIHDILKNLPATNLIADRIKVDEKIMKLGRFMDDSHPKRFRFEGEPQNELHIVCKNGSIELKETNLPFIL; from the coding sequence ATGTTTTCTCCGGCGGGCCAACGAGTCTTACATAAGTGCCTCAAAATTTTGAGGTTAACTTTTGTTGATTATAGCAGTTTGCCCGATTTGAATAAGTTAAATATTGTCAGAACTGTGGAAAAGACAATAGATAACAAAGCTTCGGAGATCTTTGTGGAAAGCCCCATTCATGTGAAGGTGCAGCCAATTGACGTTAACGACATAAAAGCCCACGACAAGCTGACTATGATATTGTATAGTAAAGGTAAAGATGCAGGCGATTTTCAAGTAAAACAATCTTCTAAGCGCCTGGAGTtgctaaataaaaatacatcttCAGATAGAGATGACGTCTGCCTGATACAAGTTCCATATCAATTAAAAGTTCATGTTACTACCACTGACAATGCTTCAGTGCATCTGGCGAAATTAGAAGGAGATGAGTTTGTGGTGAAGACTCAGAAAGGAACAGTAAATGTCGCGGATCTAAAGGCACAGAATATTCGAGTGGAGAGTGTGCAGGGTCAGGTCAAGACAGAAGGCAGACTTGTAGCGAGCAATATAGAGTTGAAAACAGGCAAGGATGCAGCAATTGATTGCAACAATATTATGGCAAATTCGTTCGCCGTCACGTCTCACGCCGGCTCCATCAGTGTCAAGTCCTGTTACAGTGACAAGTCCCACTTCACAACTGCTATGGGTAATATATCATTGGACCATCTCCACAGGGCCGTGACCATAGATGTGATACAGCAAGGAAATCTGCGTATCACAGGCTTCTCGGGTAACCTGCAAGCTTCGTTAAAGAGTGGAGAAGTATTTATGCATGCTTCCCAGTTGATAGACAAAAGTAGTATTTTCATACATGAAAAGGGTAAAGTTGAGTTACTAATTCATGACATTCTTAAGAATTTGCCAGCCACAAATCTGATAGCAGATAGAATAAAAGTAGATGAGAAAATAATGAAGCTGGGACGGTTCATGGATGACTCCCACCCGAAGCGGTTCAGGTTTGAGGGAGAGCCACAGAACGAATTGCATATAGTCTGTAAGAATGGCTCTATTGAATTGAAGGAAACTAACTtaccatttattttataa
- the LOC134677529 gene encoding uncharacterized protein LOC134677529: protein MPACAPEYSRLARSNTELVFSPRVKRCSHQPPPFTALRRSFSSTFSLIPEERAISPERPLPLPRIIRILTWGPRLFFRPLFALLSVIAHPAWKQILVVLPTLWIAASLFIFWKCIQCPIGVIKLIARALRSEKTTKQRTVLISGGSSVQALHLARNFHSAGARVVAFELEGQFTLLKYSAAVNKFYTVPRPNPADPLAYARALREIVDRESAVFYVPVSSSTPAYYDALAKPYLEVMGCQCFVPSARDVVTLDDPLELIRQCRAAGLATPEFWVVASEHDVRSWYEKYASREGRYYIASAGARGARDRLRFVMPEDKSNFRFTREISAEKPWVIIKEPKGERIVTCTTLKESRAVNNVTCRVDSVRKGLVPQKDEEVDLWVQKYVSSLSPSKPMTGHMSFRLVREEASTNGHGNRIVAMAARVGVSLPYLCQASTSRCGHTATVGKLLDSVLDTREALFAFWDPLPYCAYYRSRRPEERRPPSPEPCKTPPNVPL, encoded by the coding sequence ATGCCCGCCTGCGCGCCCGAGTACAGCCGCCTCGCGCGCTCTAACACAGAGCTCGTGTTCTCTCCGCGTGTCAAGCGCTGCTCGCACCAACCGCCGCCCTTCACCGCGCTGCGACGGTCCTTCTCCTCCACATTCTCGCTTATTCCGGAAGAACGTGCCATCTCACCGGAGCGCCCGCTGCCGCTACCCCGCATCATCAGAATCCTCACCTGGGGGCCTCGACTCTTCTTCCGACCGCTCTTCGCTCTGCTAAGTGTCATCGCACACCCGGCTTGGAAACAGATTCTCGTGGTGTTGCCGACACTCTGGATCGCCGCGTCGCTGTTTATTTTCTGGAAGTGCATTCAGTGTCCAATAGGAGTGATAAAATTAATTGCGCGCGCTCTCCGTTCAGAAAAAACCACCAAGCAAAGGACCGTCCTCATCAGTGGCGGAAGTTCTGTTCAAGCGTTGCACTTGGCGAGAAATTTCCACTCAGCGGGGGCAAGAGTCGTCGCCTTCGAGTTGGAGGGGCAATTTACTTTGCTGAAGTATTCCGCAGCCGTCAACAAATTCTACACAGTTCCACGACCCAACCCGGCGGATCCGTTAGCCTATGCGCGCGCCTTGCGTGAGATAGTGGACAGAGAATCTGCGGTGTTTTATGTACCCGTGAGTTCCTCGACCCCGGCTTATTATGACGCACTGGCCAAACCATATCTAGAAGTAATGGGCTGTCAGTGTTTCGTGCCTAGTGCTCGTGACGTCGTAACTTTGGATGACCCTTTGGAGTTGATACGCCAGTGCCGCGCGGCCGGGTTGGCGACACCGGAGTTTTGGGTAGTGGCCAGCGAACACGATGTTCGTTCGTGGTACGAGAAATACGCCTCCAGGGAAGGCCGGTATTATATCGCTAGTGCTGGAGCCCGAGGTGCAAGAGACCGGCTACGATTCGTTATGCCAGAAGACAAATCAAACTTCAGATTTACACGCGAGATAAGCGCAGAGAAGCCGTGGGTTATAATCAAGGAGCCCAAAGGAGAAAGAATTGTAACTTGTACGACTTTAAAGGAATCCAGAGCGGTGAACAACGTGACATGTCGCGTAGATTCCGTGAGAAAAGGACTGGTACCGCAGAAAGACGAAGAGGTCGACCTGTGGGTGCAGAAATATGTGTCATCATTGTCACCGTCGAAGCCCATGACTGGTCACATGTCATTCAGACTGGTACGTGAAGAAGCGTCGACAAACGGGCACGGGAACAGGATAGTTGCGATGGCAGCTCGCGTAGGAGTATCACTGCCTTATTTATGCCAAGCTTCGACGTCTCGTTGTGGCCACACAGCTACTGTGGGGAAGCTGCTGGATTCAGTGTTGGACACACGCGAAGCACTTTTCGCTTTCTGGGACCCGCTGCCATACTGCGCGTACTATCGTTCCCGGCGGCCTGAGGAGCGCCGTCCACCTTCGCCGGAGCCTTGCAAGACACCCCCTAATGTGCCTCTCTGA